Proteins encoded by one window of Dioscorea cayenensis subsp. rotundata cultivar TDr96_F1 chromosome 6, TDr96_F1_v2_PseudoChromosome.rev07_lg8_w22 25.fasta, whole genome shotgun sequence:
- the LOC120263268 gene encoding glycine-rich cell wall structural protein-like, with protein MGKFVKCLGVLGFMAMAVLMIVGIVEARMLEKEAFLGGGLGGGGGAGGGLGGGGGAGAGGGFGGGNGAGGGVGVGAGAGGGGGFGGGAGGGGGL; from the coding sequence atggGGAAGTTTGttaagtgtttgggagtgttGGGATTCATGGCAATGGCAGTGCTTATGATTGTTGGGATTGTGGAGGCTAGAATGCTTGAGAAGGAGGCATTTCTTGGTGGTGGAttaggtggtggtggtggtgctggagGAGGTCTTGGTGGTGGTGGCGGTGCTGGTGCCGGAGGAGGGTTTGGAGGTGGTAATGGAGCTGGAGGAGGAGTTGGGGTTGGTGCCGGAGCAGGTGGTGGTGGAGGATTTGGCGGCGGAGCTGGCGGTGGTGGTGGATTATAG
- the LOC120263267 gene encoding uncharacterized protein LOC120263267, producing MVVGKILRSMGAKYNHVVADAIEESRDITKAYTRCAHFRSLSSHEARLISQSDQGDEKALHVRNELSSLKDADKTPSRGRGREQGASMVAEEKEKEVSNLFMVLNEGESPRRSYFTELDESQKLKVRLGDDKEIEVEGRGTVAISFEGGSVKLLHDVQFVPGLAHNLLSVGQLLSRGFSVVFDGDTCSIFEKNSGELITTVRRTDNNMFLLRFSSDGKAHILCEESRGCS from the exons ATGGTAGTGGGAAAAATCCTAAGAAGCAtgggagctaagtataatcacgTGGTGGCTGACGCCATTGAGGAGTCGCGTGATATTACTAAAGCTTACACTAGATGCGCTCACTTTCGCTCCCTATCCTCTCATGAAGCGCGGTTGATCAGCCAATCTGATCAAGGAGATGAGAAGGCTCTTCATGTGAGGAATGAGCTATCATCTTTGAAGGATGCTGACAAAACACCTTCGAGAGGTCGCGGAAGAG AGCAAGGAGCTTCAATGGTGgcagaagagaaggaaaaggaagTGAGTAATCTGTTTATGGTGCTTAATGAAGGAGAGAGTCCG AGAAGGAGCTATTTCACTGAGCTTGATGAATCCCAGAAGCTCAAGGTAAGGCTAGGAGATGACAAGGAGATAGAGGTGGAAGGAAGAGGCACAGTTGCCATCAGTTTTGAAGGAGGGAGTGTAAAGCTTCTCCATGATGTTCAGTTTGTCCCTGGCCTCGCTCATAATCTTTTGAGCGTGGGACAACTACTCTCGAGGGGTTTCTCTGTTGTGTTTGATGGAGACACATGTTCTATATTTGAGAAAAACTCCGGCGAGCTCATAACCACCGTCAGGCGAACGGATAACAACATGTTTTTGTTGAGGTTCTCCAGCGATGGGAAAGCCCACATTCTCTGTGAAGAAAGCAGAGGATGCTCGTGA